The genomic stretch GGCGGATGGCTGGTATGATTGACGAACGTTTCCTTGTCATGGCACATGAAGCACAGGTCGGGCATAGGGGCCAGCAGGAGCTTCGCCGTGTCGCTGGTGTGGACATCATGGCATGACAGGCATTCACCCTTTGCCACCGGGGGGTGTCCCACCGTTCTCGAGAACTTTGCCTTTTCATGGCACGCCCAGCATAAATCGACCCCTTTATTGAACAGGAACTTGGGAAACGGCGACTCCTGCAGATGCGCGTTGGTATGGCACGAATGGCAGCCCTGCTTGTAAATGGGGTGGACATACTTCCCCTCTGCTTTCTTCTTATGGATATGACACTGCAGACAATCGGGGTACTGCCGCGCCGGGGCGCGACCGGCTATCGAGAGCACGACCACGGCGGCGAGAATAACGACAACTGGCAATCTGTATCCTTTACCCGGCATCATAGTCCTCCTTGCAGGCTCGATCATATAGGATAATCAAAATGCAGCAGAAAAATGTACTTTGCGCTGCTCAGCGGCCACCGAACGCCATCTGCAGCTCATACACTCCTGCTTCAGCCCGCCGCTCGATCGAGAATCCCGCGGCCTCGAACAGATGGAGCATGGGTTTGTTGTCTATGAGCACCTCGGCGGTAAAGCCGTGGAGCCCGCTCTTTTTCGCCAGATAGGTCAGGTACGACAGGAGCTCCGTTCCGATGCCGAGGTTCTGGCAGTCGTCACGGACGACAAACGCCACCTCGGCCCTGTGGGCCGCCTCGTCGATGTAGTACTGGCCCATGCCGATGATCTCTTCGCGGTCGTCCTTTCTGAGAGCGGCGAGGATGACCATCTCCTTCGTATAGTCGATGACGACGAACTGCTGCAGCCGGTCGTGCGGCATGTCCCGCCGTGTCGAGATGAACCGGTGGTACATGCAATCGTTCGAAAGAGAATAAAAGAAATCCTTCAGGAGCGGCTCGTCGGTGATCCGTACGGGGCGGAGCCAGATGGTCATCCCCGTCTTCGTGGTCCGGCAGGTCTCGAGCTCTTCGGGGTATTCTCCCGCCTCTCCCCTGATGAACGCCTGGTCCTTGTAGATGAGGTTGAGCCGCCGCGCCTCCTCGATGAGCCGGTGCCTGAACTTCGGATGGGCTATGGCGATCAGGTCCATGGCCCGTTCGCGGATGTTCTTCCCGTGCAGGTAGGCGATGCCGTACTCGGTAATGACGTAGTGGAGGTCGCCCCGCGTCAGGGTTATCCCCGCGCCTTCGCTCAGAAAGGGGACGATCCTCGAGACCTCGCCGTCTTCCGCTGTCGACTGGAGCGCCAGGATGGTCTTTCCTCCCGGCGAGAGGACGGCGCCCCGCATGAAGTCTGCCTGTCCGCCGATGCCGCTGAAGAAGTACTTGCCGATCGATTCGGCCGTCGCCTGGCCGGTGAGATCGATCTCGAGGGCGCTGTTGATCGCCACCATGTTCCGGTTCCGGGCGATGACGAGCGGGTTGTTGGTATAGCTCACCGGCCTGAACTCGATGCTCGGGTTATCGTGGATATAGGCGTAGGTCTCCTCTTTCCCCATGCAGAAAGCGGCGACGGTCTTGCCCCGGTTCAGATCTTTCCGTGAATTGTCGACGGCTCCCTTCTTCATGAGCTCGATGACGCCGTCGGTGAGCAGCTCAGTGTGAACACCCAGGTTCCGCTTGGTATCAAGGTGGGCAAGGATGGCGTTGGGAATGCTGCCGTAGCCAACCTGGATCGTATCGCCGTCCTGGATAATCCGTGAAACATACATGCCGATCTTTTCGGCGATCTCGTCGGGCGCCTTCGCCTCGAACTCGAGGAGCGGCTCGTCGCAGGGCACGACGAAGTCGATATCGCGCAGGTGGATGAAGGTCTCGCCATGCACGCGGGGCATGAAGGCGTTCGCCTGGGCGACCACCAGCGGGGCGTGGTCGATGGCTGCGCGCACGATATCGACACTGATGCCGAGGCTCACATAGCCGTGCTTGTCCGGCAGCGAGGTCTGTACCAGGGCGACATCGAGGGGGATCCGTTGTGTGCGGAAGAGCTCCGGGACCGCCGAGAGAAAGACCGGCGTATAATCAGCAACGCCCCGGTTCACGGCATCCCGCGCGTTCTTTCCGATGAAAAAGGCGTTGTGTCTGAAATAGTCCTTGAACTTCTCGTCTGCGTAGGGCGAGACGCCGAGATTCCAGACCTGCAGCAGCTCGGTATCGAAAAAGGCCTTCGGATGGGACTGCACATGACCGAGCAGCGCGCGGACGAGGCATTGGGGCTCGCCGCAGCCGGTCCCGACGAAGATGCGGTCGCCGGGATGAATGGAGCTGAAGACAGCCTCAAGGGAGGCGAATTTTTCCGGGTACTGCCGCTGCGCTTCCTCCAGTCCGCGATGCCGCTGCTCCACTGCCATGGTGCCTCCTTAAGAGGTAAGTGAGACCGGTAACGCCGCTATCGTCCCTACCGAATGAGCGGGTCCTGCATCCCCGCCTCCTTGAACCCTTTTGCCCGTATGATGCAGCTGTCGCACCTGCCGCAGGGAATAAAACGGGGATCCGTAACGTGTAACGCGTGATCGGCTTTCTCCTTTAACTCGTTACGCGTTACGGATAACGCATTGCGGTCTTCCTGCGGATCGTAGCAGCTCCAGGTCAATGCGTAGTCGAGACCTGCGGCAGCGCCCTTTTTTATGATTTCGCCTTTTGTCAGGGAGAGGAGCGGGGCATTGATCGTGAACCGCAGCCTGCCTTCGACCGAAGCTCTCGTCGAGAGATTCGCCATCCGCTCGAACGCTTCGAGATACTCGGGGCGGCAGTCGGGGTAGCCGCTGTAGTCCACGGCATTCGCTCCGATGAAGAGGTCGGCTGCTTCGAGCACCTCTGCCCAGCCGAGCGCAAAAGAGAGGAATATCGTATTGCGTGCAGGAACGTAGGTTACCGGGATCGGGGAAGCGCGATGCGTGATGCGTGATGCGTGATCAGTATTTTCTTTTAACTCATTAAGCATTACGGATAACTCATCACGGTCTTTTGGCACTTCCATATCCGCAGTCAACGCAGAGCCGCCGATCCGGCTCATGTCGAACGCAATGACGAGGTGCTTCGAGACGCCGAGGCTCTCGGCGACCATTTTTGCCGATTCGAGCTCGCGCCGGTGGCGCTGGGCGTAATCGAAGCTCAAGGCATAGACTTCGAATCCCCCTGCCTTTGCGAGTGCCGCCGCGGTCGCTGAATCGACCCCGCCGCTCAGAAGGACTACCGCTCTCTTGGACATACTCTTTCAGATCCTATTTTTTCTCTCCTATTTTGCCCTCTGTCCCCTGCAGGAGCCGCCGGATGTTATCTCTATGCTTAATAAATATCAGAAGAGCTATGGCGAATGCAACGAGGAGCCGCTCCGGGGCATAGTCGATGAGGAAAAACGACACCGGCAGCAGCCCGAACGCTACGAGCGCGCTCAGGGAGGAGTACCGCGTCCACTTTGCCGTGATCAGCCAGAGCGTGATCGTGAACAGGCCGACATGAGGGGAGAAGACGAGCAGGACCCCGAGGCTCGTGGCAACGCCCTTGCCGCCCCTGCCCTTGAGGAAGAGGGAAAAATCATGGCCGGCGATGGCGCTGATGCCGAGCACTCCCTCGATGACCGTCCGGGGAGCATACCCCGTGCCCTGCAGGAGCTCGGGCTCGAGGGGCGGCATTCCCCACGCCAGGAGGCCCCTGTAGAGGAGGAGCGGTATCG from Nitrospirota bacterium encodes the following:
- a CDS encoding GNAT family N-acetyltransferase — protein: MAVEQRHRGLEEAQRQYPEKFASLEAVFSSIHPGDRIFVGTGCGEPQCLVRALLGHVQSHPKAFFDTELLQVWNLGVSPYADEKFKDYFRHNAFFIGKNARDAVNRGVADYTPVFLSAVPELFRTQRIPLDVALVQTSLPDKHGYVSLGISVDIVRAAIDHAPLVVAQANAFMPRVHGETFIHLRDIDFVVPCDEPLLEFEAKAPDEIAEKIGMYVSRIIQDGDTIQVGYGSIPNAILAHLDTKRNLGVHTELLTDGVIELMKKGAVDNSRKDLNRGKTVAAFCMGKEETYAYIHDNPSIEFRPVSYTNNPLVIARNRNMVAINSALEIDLTGQATAESIGKYFFSGIGGQADFMRGAVLSPGGKTILALQSTAEDGEVSRIVPFLSEGAGITLTRGDLHYVITEYGIAYLHGKNIRERAMDLIAIAHPKFRHRLIEEARRLNLIYKDQAFIRGEAGEYPEELETCRTTKTGMTIWLRPVRITDEPLLKDFFYSLSNDCMYHRFISTRRDMPHDRLQQFVVIDYTKEMVILAALRKDDREEIIGMGQYYIDEAAHRAEVAFVVRDDCQNLGIGTELLSYLTYLAKKSGLHGFTAEVLIDNKPMLHLFEAAGFSIERRAEAGVYELQMAFGGR
- the queC gene encoding 7-cyano-7-deazaguanine synthase QueC, yielding MSKRAVVLLSGGVDSATAAALAKAGGFEVYALSFDYAQRHRRELESAKMVAESLGVSKHLVIAFDMSRIGGSALTADMEVPKDRDELSVMLNELKENTDHASRITHRASPIPVTYVPARNTIFLSFALGWAEVLEAADLFIGANAVDYSGYPDCRPEYLEAFERMANLSTRASVEGRLRFTINAPLLSLTKGEIIKKGAAAGLDYALTWSCYDPQEDRNALSVTRNELKEKADHALHVTDPRFIPCGRCDSCIIRAKGFKEAGMQDPLIR
- the plsY gene encoding glycerol-3-phosphate 1-O-acyltransferase PlsY, coding for MIIILALIAFLIGSIPTGVVIARSKGIDLRGVGSGNIGATNVMRAAGKEAALLTLIGDMAKGAIPLLLYRGLLAWGMPPLEPELLQGTGYAPRTVIEGVLGISAIAGHDFSLFLKGRGGKGVATSLGVLLVFSPHVGLFTITLWLITAKWTRYSSLSALVAFGLLPVSFFLIDYAPERLLVAFAIALLIFIKHRDNIRRLLQGTEGKIGEKK